In Rhodamnia argentea isolate NSW1041297 chromosome 11, ASM2092103v1, whole genome shotgun sequence, one genomic interval encodes:
- the LOC115727633 gene encoding uncharacterized protein LOC115727633, with the protein MGACMSTPPKKIRVRKRHSRQTCKRQGKISSFAPTMTKKRNSGAGLVTDYAVSEFVRMDFETGETTTCRRSEVSNSTFYLTQLQWHHSQFDANVLCQEEAWFDSVSILESDSDDEFISVHGDGFPLVVNAIGNISGGQVLQYETSSCFVDSGKAYEEFHGSYLKIDGGKSEVLTAKDEHKESNTFTSTQGHELACAGKAEESYSRMRKKLEHCHGSFKGLKENRRDSEEKCQEKLLKTGLSRLVPSVSFNDKILSTQNVGLQAQRRKSAVFRLSFKRRSCDGEETMEQRASKRFLYRPRAGLIIPCCTGEKPAPGCWSELPPSKFKLRGENYFKDKRKSAASDNTPYIPIGVDLFMCPRKINHIAQHLELPNVKADGKVPPLLVVNIQLPTYPAAMFLGDSDGEGMSLVLYFKVSESFEKDISSQFQDSIQKFVEDEMEKVRGFAKEFTIPFRERLKIMAGVVNPEDLQLNSTERKLVQAYNEKPVLSRPQHNFYKGSNYFEIDLDIHRFSFISRKGLEAFRERLKNGILDLGLTIQAQKPEELPEQMLCCVRLNKIDFIDHGQIPTLVTVDDD; encoded by the exons ATGGGTGCTTGCATGTCGACACCCCCTAAAAAGATCAGAGTGCGGAAGAGACATTCCCGCCAAACCTGCAAACGCCAAGGCAAGATATCAAGTTTTGCCCCTACCATGACCAAGAAAAGGAACAGCGGTGCTGGTCTCGTAACCGATTATGCTGTCAGCGAATTTGTTCGAATGGATTTCGAGACAGGGGAAACGACCACTTGCAGACGATCCGAGGTTTCCAATTCTACATTCTATCTGACACAGCTGCAGTGGCACCATAGTCAATTTGACGCTAACG TATTATGCCAAGAGGAGGCATGGTTCGACTCGGTGAGCATCTTGGAGTCTGACTCCGATGACGAATTCATCAGTGTGCATGGAG ATGGATTTCCTTTGGTAGTCAACGCGATTGGCAACATTTCTGGCGGTCAAGTGCTTCAGTATGAAACTTCATCTTGCTTTGTGGACAGTGGCAAAGCGTATGAAGAATTCCACGGAAGTTATCTCAAAATAGATGGAGGTAAATCAGAAGTTTTAACAGCCAAAGATGAGCACAAGGAATCTAATACATTCACGTCTACGCAAGGCCATGAGCTGGCTTGTGCTGGAAAGGCTGAGGAAAGTTACAGCAGGATGAGGAAAAAATTGGAACACTGCCATGGGAGCTTCAAAGGTCTTAAAGAGAATAGACGCGATTCTGAGGAGAAATGCCAAGAGAAACTATTGAAAACTGGCCTATCTCGTTTAGTTCCTTCCGTGAGTTTTAATGACAAGATCTTAAGTACTCAAAATGTGGGCCTGCAAGCTCAAAGAAGAAAGTCTGCAGTTTTCAGGCTTTCATTCAAGAGAAGGTCCTGTGATGGAGAGGAAACAATGGAACAAC GCGCATCAAAAAGATTCTTATATCGCCCCCGAGCAGGATTGATCATTCCTTGCTGCACTGGTGAAAAACCGGCCCCTGGATGCTGGTCTGAACTTCCACCCTCGAAATTTAAACTTCGAGGCGAAAACTACTTCAA AGATAAGCGGAAGTCAGCCGCTTCAGATAACACCCCGTATATACCAATCGGAGTTGATCTATTTATGTGCCCAAGAAAAATAAACCATATAGCCCAACACCTTGAGCTACCCAATGTGAAAGCAGATGGAAAAGTGCCTCCTCTTCTTGTTGTAAATATCCAA TTGCCCACTTATCCTGCTGCGATGTTCCTTGGTGATAGTGATGGGGAAGGAATGAGTCTTGTCTTGTACTTCAAAGTTTCTGAGAGCTTTGAGAAAGACATCTCTTCACAATTTCAGGACAGCATCCAG AAATTCGTCGAGGATGAGATGGAGAAGGTTAGAGGCTTTGCTAAAGAGTTCACCATTCCTTTTAGAGAGAGGCTGAAGATCATGGCTGGTGTGGTGAACCCTGAGGATCTCCAGTTAAATTCTACCGAGAGAAAACTAGTACAAGCATACAATGAAAAGCCGGTTCTTTCACGCCCTCAACACAACTTCTACAAG GGATCCAATTACTTTGAGATCGATTTGGACATTCACCGATTCAGCTTTATTTCTCGAAAGGGGTTGGAAGCTTTCCGGGAACGGTTGAAGAATGGAATACTCGACTTGGGTCTAACCATTCAG GCACAAAAGCCAGAGGAGCTGCCAGAACAAATGCTGTGTTGCGTTAGACTGAACAAGATTGatttcatcgatcacggccaaaTACCGACACTGGTCACCGTGGATGATGATTGA
- the LOC115727634 gene encoding probable WRKY transcription factor 3, with the protein MAGKQSLPAPRPTISVPPRPPVAAMFGPCASPGPLTLVSSFFAESDCGSFSELLAGAMYSPLAVNASGASSFLLDYSRDNPSKEGEFRDGQASLAVAKSPLFTVPPGLSPSGLLLSPGFFSPKSPFGMSHQQALAQVTAQAQAALARSHEHSQLEMNPLEASKEPLPDEPSFMLNEDSQQLSPSDATTSMTESCDFSSSSQKWEALPTVLEKPTEDGYNWRKYGQKQVKGCGYPRSYYKCSHLNCSVKKKVEHSLDGRITEITYRGQHQHEIPQGKKTSKDGNNLKRGTNSLAKSQAVLQDQNGRQSTPAMLGSGRDRESSQAINLHTSGLSNYVELDDAKSKGDGSDGTDDVDAGDDEPNPKRRIVPIPSSKYVSEPKIVLQTRSEVDLLDDGFKWRKYGQKVVKGSSYPRSYYKCTYAGCNVRKHVERAASDPKSVITTYEGKHTHTTPSAGKRGRTVEATEFGEVQRPSVLRLKEEQVAA; encoded by the exons ATGGCCGGAAAACAATCACTTCCGGCGCCGCGGCCCACCATATCGGTGCCGCCGCGTCCGCCGGTGGCAGCCATGTTCGGGCCTTGCGCGAGCCCCGGCCCTTTGACGCTGGTCTCGAGCTTCTTCGCCGAATCCGACTGCGGATCTTTCTCCGAGCTGCTCGCCGGTGCCATGTACTCTCCCCTCGCCGTCAACGCCTCGGGGGCAAGTTCGTTCCTTTTGGACTACTCGCGTGATAATCCGTCGAAGGAAGGGGAGTTTCGAGATGGGCAAGCGAGTTTGGCGGTTGCCAAGTCGCCATTGTTCACGGTCCCACCTGGCTTGAGCCCTTCTGGGTTGCTTCTGTCGCCTGGTTTCTTCTCTCCTAAG AGCCCCTTTGGGATGTCCCACCAGCAGGCCTTAGCACAAGTGActgctcaagctcaagctgcCCTAGCACGGTCTCATGAGCACTCGCAATTAGAAATGAATCCTCTGGAAGCATCAAAAGAGCCACTCCCAGACGAGCCATCTTTTATGCTAAATGAGGATTCACAACAGCTCTCTCCATCAGATGCTACCACTTCCATGACCGAATCCTGTGATTTCTCTAGTTCCAGTCAAAAATGGGAAGCTCTTCCCACAGTTCTTGAGAAGCCTACTGAAGACGGGTATAATTGGAGGAAGTATGGCCAGAAGCAGGTGAAGGGCTGTGGTTATCCCAGGAGCTACTATAAATGTAGCCATCTGAACTGCTCAGTTAAGAAAAAGGTCGAGCATTCTCTTGATGGTCGAATAACGGAGATTACTTACAGAGGGCAACACCAGCATGAAATACCTCAAGGCAAAAAGACTTCAAAGGATGGTAACAACTTGAAGAGGGGCACAAATTCTCTGGCTAAATCTCAAGCTGTTCTTCAGGATCAGAATGGGCGCCAATCCACTCCTGCAATGCTTGGGAGTGGGAGAGATAGGGAGTCTTCTCAAGCAATCAATTTGCATACCAGCGGGTTAAGTAACTATGTGGAGTTAGATGATGCTAAATCTAAGGGAGATGGATCTGACGGTACCGATGATGTTGACGCTGGTGATGATGAACCAAATCCCAAGCGGAG GATTGTGCCTATTCCATCAAGCAAATATGTCTCGGAACCCAAGATCGTTCTGCAGACAAGAAGTGAAGTTGATCTGCTGGACGATGGCTTCAAGTGGCGCAAATATGGGCAGAAGGTGGTCAAAGGGAGTTCCTACCCAAG GAGCTACTACAAGTGCACTTACGCAGGCTGCAATGTCCGTAAACACGTCGAAAGGGCTGCGTCAGATCCCAAATCCGTCATAACCACTTACGAGGGAAAGCACACTCACACCACACCATCTGCTGGAAAGCGAGGCCGCACTGTTGAGGCAACGGAATTTGGCGAAGTCCAAAGACCATCAGTTCTGCGGCTGAAAGAAGAACAAGTGGCCGCTTGA